A portion of the Thermotoga sp. SG1 genome contains these proteins:
- the larB gene encoding nickel pincer cofactor biosynthesis protein LarB yields the protein MFESILKALLKGEITLDEAERKILETFYERTDELMLDLERERRQGFPEIVFASGKTLEHIILAVEKFLEKKGVAFVSHLDEEKKKLVKDRFREYEIKEAGRLLVVKKNNLSERLDGTVGIITAGTSDVPFAEETSFILEELGVTVKKVYDAGVAGIHRSFYAMKQVKDADLIVVFAGMEGILPSLVASLTDLPVIAVPTPVGYGHGGEGMGALTTMLQTCVPGLLVVNIGNTVGAAAAAVRILRKIGSARR from the coding sequence ATGTTTGAGAGCATCCTGAAAGCTCTTTTAAAGGGTGAAATAACACTCGATGAAGCAGAAAGGAAAATCCTGGAGACGTTCTATGAAAGAACTGATGAGTTGATGCTCGATCTGGAAAGAGAAAGACGGCAAGGCTTTCCTGAAATCGTTTTTGCATCTGGGAAAACTCTCGAACACATAATCCTGGCCGTGGAAAAGTTTCTGGAGAAGAAGGGAGTCGCTTTTGTTTCCCATCTGGATGAGGAAAAGAAAAAGTTGGTAAAGGACAGATTCAGAGAGTACGAGATAAAAGAAGCAGGCAGACTTCTGGTTGTAAAGAAGAACAATCTTTCAGAAAGACTGGATGGAACAGTGGGCATAATAACCGCGGGAACTTCCGATGTTCCCTTTGCTGAAGAGACTTCTTTCATACTCGAAGAACTTGGTGTCACGGTGAAAAAGGTCTACGATGCGGGAGTTGCAGGAATACACCGATCTTTTTACGCAATGAAACAGGTAAAGGATGCTGATCTCATCGTAGTTTTCGCCGGGATGGAAGGAATTTTACCCTCTCTGGTTGCTTCTTTGACGGATCTTCCCGTGATAGCGGTTCCCACACCTGTCGGTTACGGACACGGTGGAGAAGGTATGGGAGCTCTTACAACGATGCTTCAAACGTGTGTTCCTGGCCTTCTTGTGGTGAACATAGGAAACACCGTCGGTGCCGCTGCAGCCGCCGTGAGGATCCTGAGGAAAATCGGGAGTGCAAGAAGATGA
- the larE gene encoding ATP-dependent sacrificial sulfur transferase LarE — translation MSKIRKILEALKEKKKVVVMFSGGVDSTLLAKLSYEALGENSVALTIDSPVIPRREIEEAKKLADLIGIRHEFIELDELKSRHLIENPPDRCYLCRKLRDSVVKNWAKEHGFEVVADGLNFSDLRDYRPGVKASTEDGIWHPFIDFEVTKEEIREFSRKLNLPTWNKPAMACLCSRFPYGFGLDEGKVRMVEAAENFLRDLGFEEVRVRFFPYRVALIELKKEDMGLFMEEKERIVSRLREIGFSFVTLDLEGLVSGKLNRTIEDVSK, via the coding sequence ATGAGCAAGATCAGAAAGATCCTGGAGGCTCTGAAAGAAAAGAAGAAGGTTGTGGTGATGTTTTCGGGAGGAGTGGACAGTACACTCCTTGCAAAACTCTCTTACGAAGCACTGGGTGAAAACAGTGTGGCGCTCACAATAGATTCTCCTGTCATTCCAAGAAGAGAAATAGAAGAGGCAAAAAAACTGGCAGATCTCATTGGAATAAGACACGAATTCATCGAGTTGGACGAACTCAAGAGCAGACATCTCATAGAGAATCCTCCAGACAGGTGTTATCTGTGTAGAAAACTGAGAGACAGCGTTGTGAAGAACTGGGCAAAAGAACATGGATTCGAAGTGGTAGCGGACGGTTTGAATTTCTCTGACCTTCGAGATTACAGACCGGGTGTGAAGGCCTCTACGGAGGATGGTATCTGGCATCCTTTCATAGACTTCGAGGTGACAAAGGAAGAAATCAGGGAGTTCTCAAGAAAACTGAACCTTCCAACCTGGAACAAACCTGCCATGGCCTGTCTGTGTTCTAGATTCCCATACGGATTTGGTCTGGATGAGGGGAAAGTCAGAATGGTGGAGGCGGCAGAGAACTTTCTCAGAGATCTTGGCTTTGAAGAGGTGAGAGTAAGATTTTTCCCGTACAGAGTGGCACTGATCGAGTTAAAGAAGGAGGATATGGGACTTTTCATGGAAGAAAAGGAAAGGATCGTTTCGAGGCTTCGAGAAATAGGTTTTTCCTTTGTGACGCTGGATCTGGAAGGTCTGGTGAGTGGTAAACTGAACAGGACCATTGAAGATGTTTCAAAGTAA